The DNA window AGACCTGCCGCAACGGACCCTCACCCCCGGCCCCTCTCCCAAAAGGAGAGGGGAGGATTTTTCCACCCGTTGTCTGGTCGCAGGTGAATCTCGGAGCATCAAAACACCAAAGCCGTCAGGAGGGATCCCTGACGGCGTGATATCGGAGGCAGAACGCAATGTCTGCAACCGTCAGGAAGGGAATGCGGACGGCGCGGTCTCGAAGGCAGAACGCAGAATCCAAAGCCATCAGGAAGGGATTCCTGACGGCGCATTTGAGAAGGGGATTCCTGACGGCGTGCCTGACGGCGCGGTTTCGAAAGGCCTGCAGTAGCAGACAAGTTCGACGTCAGGATCACAGGGATGGACAAGTTATACGTCAGGATCACAGGGATCCTGACCTACAATGGGTTGACTGGATTGATCCGATAAGAATGCGCCCCGACTGATGGCAGTCGGGGCGGAACGTACGTAACCCAAGTTGTCGTGGTAGGTCGGTTTACGACATTAGCCCAGCCTTCAGTTTATCTTCGAGCCGACGCGACCTGAGAGAGTCGGCGGCAGAAACAATCTTGCGGTCGGCGCATGAGAAACCAAGACGCCTGCGGCAGCCGCCGGCGTGAGAATGACAAGCTGCTGACGCGCGGGAAAGACAAGCGACTGATGCGCGAGAAGGACAAAAGGCGAATTCGCGAGAAAGGCACGAAGCTGATGTGCGAGCCAGACGCAAAGCTGATGCGCCGGGATAACGAGAAATCAACGCACGGCAATCACGGGCAATCATGGCGAATTGTCCCATCGGTTGTTCGACTGAAGTCGAACCCACGACTGTGTACGTGGTCAGATTGCGTCGCGACGTGGCGCGTTGTTGCGCGCGCAGCAACAGCGCCAGGCGGTGGCGTTCGCACTGGGATAATTCCGGTCGCACGGTACCACTTCCCTACTTCACGCGGTTGCGGAGGAAGGCCGGGATTTCCAGGTCCTCCATGTCAACTTCTTCACCGACAGGTGCGGCAACAAAGTCATCGGACTTGATGTCGCCATCGATGCCGACGACCATCGGGCGCGATTGGCGCTCGACGGCTTTCTCGAAGAGGTCGACGGTTTCGACGTTGGTGCGTTCGAGGCGCTCGAGGCGTTCGAGCTTCTCGGCCAATTCACGCTTGGCGGTGCCGAAGCCGGTGGCAATCACGGTGACGCGAATTTCGTCATCGAGGGTCGGGTCGATCACCGCGCCGAAGATAATGTTGGCATCGGCGCCGGCGGCGTCATAGATCACGGTCGTGGCTTCGTTGACCTCGTAGAGGGTCATATCGGGGCCGCCGGTGATGTTCATCAACAGGCCCTTGGCGCCGGAGATGTTGACATCTTCGAGCAACGGCGAATTGATGGCCATGCGGGCGGCATTGGCGGCTTTGTTTTCGCCGCGGCCCCAGCCGGAGCCCATCATGGCGTCGCCCATTTCGAGCATGACGGTGCGGACATCGGCGAAGTCGCAATTAATCAAGCCGGGAACGGTGATCAGATCGGAGATGCCGCGGGTGGCGCGCAGGAGGACATCGTCGGCCATCAGGAAGGCCTCGGTCAGGCGGGTCGAGGGATCGACGACCTGCAGGAGGCGCTGGTTGGGGATGACGATGAGGGTATCGACGCGGGACTTGAGATCGTCGATGCCGCCGAGGGCGCGGTTCATGCGTTTGCGGCCCTCGAAGTCGAACGGTTTGGTGACGATGGCGACAGTCAGGGCGCCGAGTTCGCGGGCGATTTCGGCGACGGCGGGCGCGGCGCCGGTGCCGGTACCGCCGCCCATGCCGGCGGTAACGAAGACCAGATCGGCGCCGTCGAGCAGCCTGGCAACTTCCGCGCGGTCTTCCTCGATAGCCTGCTTGCCGATCTCGGGGCGCGCGCCGGCGCCGAGGCCGCGGGTCAGCGATTTGCCGATCTGGAAGCGTTGCTCGGCGCGGGAGAATTCGAGGGCCTGGGCGTCGGTGTTGATCGAGACGAATTCGACGCCGTTGAGTTTTTGATCAATCATCCGGTTGACGGCGTTGCCGCCGGCGCCCCCGACGCCGACCACCTTGATCTTGGCGCGGTCGGTGAAGTCCACAAGTTCAAACGTCATATTTCCTACCTCATCCTTGGGTTGTTGTTTTCAGACCTTAGAAGTTGAACAACGAATTGAAAGCCTTCTCCAGGCGCCCAAAGGCGCGATTAAAGACACCGGTTTCCTTCTTGCCCTTGTCGGGATGGTCGAGGCCATAGCGTACGAGGCCGAAGGCGGTCGAATACATCGGGTTGGTGACGATGTGCGACATGCCGCCGAAGCCGCGCGGAGTGCCGACGCGCACCGGCAGATCAAAAATTTGTTCGGCCAGCAGGTCGATGCCGCGCAGCATCGAGCCGCCGCCGGTCAGGACGATGCCGCCGGCGACGGACTGGTAGCAGTTGGTGCGCTTGAGTTCCAGCAGCACCATCTTGAAGATTTCTTCGACGCGGGGCTGGATGATGCTGGCCACAACGCCGAGCGAGACGTCGCGGGGCGGGCGCTCGCCGACGGAGGGGATGCTGATGACCTCATCGGCGTTGACGAGATTGGCCATGGCGGCGCCGAAGTCGAGCTTGATCTGCTCGGCGGTGTCGATCGGGGTGCGCAGGCCGATGGCGAGGTCATTGGTGATATTGCGGCCGCCGAGGCCGATGATCGCGGTGTGGCGCACCGAGGAGTCGGTGAAGAGGGCGATATCGGTGGTACCGCCGCCGAGGTCGATGAGGACGGTGCCGAGGTCCTTTTCGTCCTCATGGAGGACGCACATGGCGGAGGCCAGTGGCTGGAGCACGAGGTCGCGGACATCGTAGCCGGCGCGCTTGATCGACTTGTAGATGTTTTGCGCCGAGGTGGTCGCACCGGTGACGATATGGACTTCCGCCTCGAGACGCACGCCGGACATCCCGGTCGGGTCTTTGATACCGCCCTGGTCGTCGACGATGTACTCCTGCGGCAGGACGTGGATCACCTCGCGGTCGGCCGGAATCGCGAATGACTTGGCGGCCTCGATCACGCGGTGGACGTCGTACTCGGAGATTTCGTTGTCGGAGCGGCTGACGGCGATCACGCCCTTGGAGTTGATGCTCTTGATATGATCGCCGGCGATTCCGGCATAGACCGACTCGATATTGACGCCGGCCATTTCCTCGGCGGAGCTGACGGCGCGCTGGATGGAGCCGATCGTCTTTTCGAGGTTGACGACGACGCCTTTCTTAAGTCCTTCGGACGGAGCCGTACCGACACCGATGATTTCGTCATCACCTTCCGATACGGGCCGGCAGATGAGGGCGCAAATCTTGGTGGTGCCGATATCGAGTCCGCATACCACTCTTTCAGATCCCATGGTTCACCTCTCTATTCGTCATTCTTGATTTCATCACAGCGATATCCGCCAACCGGAGATCGATATCGATCCCGGGGTTCTTATTGGTCATGAGAATTTCTTCGAGTCGCGCGAGTTTGTCCTCGGTGTGTCCCCAGCCGAGATTCACGACAATCGAGCCGGGTTCGAAGATGAGCTTGAGTTCGCCGTCGGCCGCGACAACCTCGGAGAGTGCTTCAAATAGCTTCGGCTTCTGCGCCTGCATGGACTGAATCACTTCGATAACAGCGCGCAGGTCGGCGTGGTCGGTCTGCGAGAACGGGTACGGGCGTTCGAGTTTGATGCCGCGAACGATCGGCAGGTGGCGGCCGGAATCGTTGAGATTCGACGGAATCAACTCGCCGCGGTGGGTCAGGCCGTAGAGATCGTCAATGTAGATGTAGCTGACCGGCACCTTTTCGGTGACGGCAACAGTGACCTTGCCGTAGTGATCAGCTTTGGCGGCGACGCTCGCGATGTATTGGTGTTTCATCGCGGCGGACACGACCGCCTCGAAGTCGACCGCGAGGAGATTCTGGCCGACGGAAACCGGCAGATCGGCCGCAGTGAGTTTGTCGGAGCCGACCACCTGGACGTAGCTGACCTTGAGCAACGGATACGACTTGAGGCCATAACCGGCGCCGAGCAGCAACAGCGAGAAGAAGAAGAAGTAGGTGGCGAAGCGTCTCATCGGCCGATCGCCTCCAGGATTTTGGGCGCGGTGCGATAGATATCGCCCGCACCGATGGTGAAGACGACATCGCCGGATTGGGCATATTTGGCGACGATGCCGGGGATCTGGGCGACGTCTTCGACGTACTGAACGTTCTTGTGGCCGAAGCTGGCGGAGGCGTCGCTAATCATGCGCGCGGTCACGCCGGGAATCGGTTGTTCGCGCGCGGGGTAGATTTTAGCCAGGATCAGCATATCGCAAGTCAGCAGCGACTTGGCGAACTCCTCGTAGAAGTCCTTGGTGCGGCTGAACAGGTGCGGCTGGAAGATGACAATCAGGCGGTGCTTGAAGGCGATGCGCGCGGCCTGCAGGGTAACTTCGATCTCGGTCGGATGGTGGGCGTAGTCGTCGTAGACCTTGATGCCGTTCTTCTCGCCGATCAGGTCAAAGCGGCGGTTGACACCGCGGAAGTTCTCGAGGGCTTTCTTGATTGTCGCAAATGGAATGTCGGACTCGAGCGCGACGGAGATGGCGGCGAGGGCGTTTTTGACGTTGAAGACGCCGGGGCGCGGCAGCGCAATATCGCCGAGGTGCCGGTTGTGATGGTAGACGCTGAAGCGAATCGTGGTGCCCTCCTGATGCACGTTATCGGCGCGCAGGTCGGCTTGCGATTTGAGTCCGAAGGTGCGGATCGGGCGAATCAGATGCGGGATCAGGCTGACGAGATTGGACTCGTCGAGATTGAGATGAATCGTGCCATAGAAGGGCACTTTATTGGCGAATTGCGTAA is part of the Candidatus Zixiibacteriota bacterium genome and encodes:
- the ftsZ gene encoding cell division protein FtsZ, translating into MTFELVDFTDRAKIKVVGVGGAGGNAVNRMIDQKLNGVEFVSINTDAQALEFSRAEQRFQIGKSLTRGLGAGARPEIGKQAIEEDRAEVARLLDGADLVFVTAGMGGGTGTGAAPAVAEIARELGALTVAIVTKPFDFEGRKRMNRALGGIDDLKSRVDTLIVIPNQRLLQVVDPSTRLTEAFLMADDVLLRATRGISDLITVPGLINCDFADVRTVMLEMGDAMMGSGWGRGENKAANAARMAINSPLLEDVNISGAKGLLMNITGGPDMTLYEVNEATTVIYDAAGADANIIFGAVIDPTLDDEIRVTVIATGFGTAKRELAEKLERLERLERTNVETVDLFEKAVERQSRPMVVGIDGDIKSDDFVAAPVGEEVDMEDLEIPAFLRNRVK
- the ftsA gene encoding cell division protein FtsA, producing the protein MGSERVVCGLDIGTTKICALICRPVSEGDDEIIGVGTAPSEGLKKGVVVNLEKTIGSIQRAVSSAEEMAGVNIESVYAGIAGDHIKSINSKGVIAVSRSDNEISEYDVHRVIEAAKSFAIPADREVIHVLPQEYIVDDQGGIKDPTGMSGVRLEAEVHIVTGATTSAQNIYKSIKRAGYDVRDLVLQPLASAMCVLHEDEKDLGTVLIDLGGGTTDIALFTDSSVRHTAIIGLGGRNITNDLAIGLRTPIDTAEQIKLDFGAAMANLVNADEVISIPSVGERPPRDVSLGVVASIIQPRVEEIFKMVLLELKRTNCYQSVAGGIVLTGGGSMLRGIDLLAEQIFDLPVRVGTPRGFGGMSHIVTNPMYSTAFGLVRYGLDHPDKGKKETGVFNRAFGRLEKAFNSLFNF
- a CDS encoding UDP-N-acetylmuramate--L-alanine ligase; this encodes MKFGKIKKLHFVGIGGIGMCGIAEVLHNQGYAVTGSDMALTEVTEHLQQLGIKVYEGHRTENVNNADCVVISSAVHEDNPEIIEARRRKIPVIRRAEMLGELMRLKFGIGVAGTHGKTTTTSMLGHIFVEAGLDPTVMVGGRVISFQTTVKLGQGDLLIAEADEYDRSFLSLTPSVAVLTTLEADHLDYYKDLDEIKVAFTQFANKVPFYGTIHLNLDESNLVSLIPHLIRPIRTFGLKSQADLRADNVHQEGTTIRFSVYHHNRHLGDIALPRPGVFNVKNALAAISVALESDIPFATIKKALENFRGVNRRFDLIGEKNGIKVYDDYAHHPTEIEVTLQAARIAFKHRLIVIFQPHLFSRTKDFYEEFAKSLLTCDMLILAKIYPAREQPIPGVTARMISDASASFGHKNVQYVEDVAQIPGIVAKYAQSGDVVFTIGAGDIYRTAPKILEAIGR